The following proteins are encoded in a genomic region of Enterocloster clostridioformis:
- a CDS encoding dihydroxyacetone kinase subunit L codes for MDRITCHELPELFQGAADIFGEKKEELCEMDARMGDGDLGLTMQKGFGALPQLIRDNEAEGDIGKTLMKAGMKMAGLVPSTMGTLMSSGIMEGGKAIGKKGEMGPKELADFLAGFARGIAHRGKCHLGDRTILDAVDAGAKKAQEACAEGADMGAMLRRAAEGAKEGVKATEDMLPKYGKAAVFSAKAKGVPDQGAVAGQYFLEGLGRYFLGNLN; via the coding sequence ATGGATCGGATTACATGCCATGAACTTCCGGAGCTCTTTCAGGGCGCGGCGGATATCTTTGGGGAGAAAAAGGAAGAGCTCTGCGAGATGGATGCCAGAATGGGGGACGGGGACCTGGGCCTGACCATGCAGAAAGGTTTTGGGGCCCTGCCCCAGCTGATACGGGATAATGAGGCGGAAGGAGATATTGGAAAAACGCTCATGAAGGCAGGCATGAAAATGGCTGGTCTGGTTCCGTCCACTATGGGGACCCTGATGTCCAGCGGAATCATGGAAGGCGGAAAGGCCATTGGCAAAAAAGGAGAAATGGGGCCAAAAGAGCTGGCGGATTTCCTCGCTGGTTTTGCCAGAGGGATTGCACATCGCGGAAAATGCCATCTGGGGGACCGTACCATCCTGGATGCGGTGGATGCCGGGGCAAAGAAGGCCCAGGAAGCCTGCGCAGAGGGTGCTGATATGGGGGCCATGCTCCGAAGGGCGGCAGAGGGCGCAAAGGAAGGCGTAAAAGCAACCGAGGATATGCTTCCTAAGTATGGAAAGGCAGCTGTGTTTTCAGCCAAAGCCAAGGGCGTTCCGGATCAGGGCGCTGTGGCGGGACAGTATTTTCTGGAAGGATTGGGCAGATATTTTCTAGGGAATCTGAATTAG
- a CDS encoding response regulator, protein MNTKANIIIIEDEKNICNFIETVLSPQGYQVTSAYTGTDGLKLIESLKPDVVLLDLGLPDMDGLELIQEVRSTSTLPIIVISARTLERSKVAALDLGADDYLTKPFGTAELLARIRTALRHSQRAAGTQSLKYEVGNLLIDFERRLVKVKGQDVHLTQIEYKLVSLLAQNAGRVMTYESIISKIWGPFADSDNQILRVNMAHIRRKLEENPAEPQYIFTEIGVGYRMREE, encoded by the coding sequence ATGAATACCAAAGCCAACATCATCATCATCGAAGACGAGAAGAACATCTGCAACTTCATAGAGACCGTCCTGTCCCCCCAGGGCTACCAGGTTACCAGCGCCTATACCGGAACAGACGGGCTGAAGCTCATCGAGTCCCTTAAGCCAGATGTGGTACTCCTGGATCTGGGTCTGCCGGACATGGACGGCCTGGAACTCATACAAGAGGTCAGGTCCACCAGTACCCTGCCCATTATCGTGATTTCCGCCAGGACTCTGGAGCGCAGCAAGGTGGCTGCCCTGGACCTGGGAGCAGATGACTACCTCACCAAGCCCTTTGGCACGGCTGAATTGCTGGCCCGCATCCGCACAGCGCTGCGGCACAGCCAGAGAGCGGCCGGCACACAGAGCCTTAAATATGAAGTAGGGAATCTTCTCATTGACTTTGAACGCCGCCTGGTAAAGGTAAAGGGGCAGGATGTCCATTTGACCCAGATTGAATATAAGCTGGTTTCCCTGCTGGCCCAGAACGCCGGAAGGGTCATGACCTATGAGAGCATAATTTCCAAAATATGGGGACCGTTCGCGGACAGCGACAACCAGATTCTGCGTGTGAACATGGCCCATATCAGAAGGAAGCTGGAGGAAAATCCGGCTGAGCCCCAGTACATATTTACAGAAATCGGGGTCGGCTACCGGATGCGCGAGGAATAG
- a CDS encoding sensor histidine kinase: MKSFHINKTDLKAAAINLVRNLPITIEYMAAATLISTIFFHFSNNVTNISIIYTLAIIMIARATSCYGAGILASLFGVFWVNFAFTYPYLTLNFTMSGYPITFLGMALISSLSSSICIMITKQNVQLQEKDRMLLNAEKETMRANLMRAMSHDLRTPLTSIIGSSSTYLSQEEYMSPEEKRKLVRNIEEDAQWLLNMVENLLSVTRIQDEKGVASVAKADESLEEVISDSVRRFRKRFPDVQVRVSIPDSVIIIPMDATLIEQVINNLLENALFHSGTNEPIDLVAAAEKSGLSVSIKDYGKGIAPDLLDTIFDGGGTSENHTGDGHKGMGIGLSICKTIINAHGGEIHAGNHPRGAQFTFTLPDWREY; encoded by the coding sequence ATGAAATCATTCCATATAAATAAAACCGACCTTAAGGCTGCTGCCATAAATCTGGTAAGGAATCTGCCCATTACCATCGAATATATGGCTGCGGCCACTTTAATTTCCACCATATTTTTTCACTTCAGCAACAATGTGACAAATATATCCATCATATACACCCTGGCCATCATCATGATTGCCCGTGCTACCAGCTGCTACGGCGCCGGCATCCTGGCCTCTCTTTTTGGTGTGTTCTGGGTAAATTTTGCCTTTACCTACCCTTACCTGACACTGAATTTCACCATGTCCGGTTACCCCATCACCTTCCTGGGCATGGCCCTCATATCCAGCCTGTCCAGCAGCATCTGCATCATGATTACCAAGCAGAATGTCCAGCTTCAGGAAAAAGACCGCATGCTGCTCAATGCGGAAAAGGAAACCATGAGGGCCAACCTGATGCGGGCCATGTCCCACGACCTGCGCACTCCCCTGACCAGCATCATTGGTTCCAGCTCCACGTACCTGAGTCAGGAGGAATATATGTCCCCTGAAGAAAAACGGAAGCTGGTCAGGAACATAGAAGAAGATGCCCAATGGCTTCTCAACATGGTGGAAAACCTGCTTTCAGTCACCAGGATCCAGGACGAAAAAGGCGTAGCCTCAGTGGCCAAGGCAGACGAATCCCTGGAAGAGGTCATATCAGATTCCGTGCGGCGGTTCAGGAAACGGTTCCCGGATGTCCAGGTGCGGGTCAGCATTCCAGATTCCGTCATCATAATACCCATGGATGCGACCCTGATAGAACAGGTAATCAATAACCTTCTGGAAAACGCCCTGTTCCATTCCGGCACCAATGAACCCATTGATCTGGTGGCCGCCGCCGAAAAAAGCGGACTCTCTGTCTCCATTAAAGATTACGGCAAAGGGATTGCCCCCGATCTGCTGGATACGATTTTTGACGGCGGAGGCACGTCGGAAAACCACACAGGAGACGGACACAAAGGAATGGGAATCGGTCTTAGCATCTGCAAAACCATCATCAATGCCCACGGAGGCGAAATCCACGCCGGCAATCACCCGCGGGGCGCCCAGTTTACATTTACCTTACCAGATTGGAGGGAATACTAA